In the Puntigrus tetrazona isolate hp1 chromosome 19, ASM1883169v1, whole genome shotgun sequence genome, GAGATAAAGAATGGTATACCATCCAATCGTATCATTCTTGGTGGCTTCTCTCAGGTATGTGATCCATTCTGAATGTTTGTACTCTCGCTCAAATGGCTGACATTGTGGATGCTTTCTCAGTTCCTCTTTTGTTGTCTGTGCTCTTCAGGGtggagctctctctctctacaccgCTCTGACCTCTCAGCAGCAGCTAGCAGGTGTCGTCGGTCTTAGTTGTTGGCTTCCACTTCACAAGACTTTCCCACAGGTACAAAACGTCCGCAGTGGCTTTGTGTGagaataaatatgtgtatatatgaaaatgGGTGTGTCTGTAAATATGGATCTGCTATTTTAATCCATTAGGCTGCAAGTGGGAGTGGAAACAAGAACACTCCCATTCTGCAGTGTCACGGCGAGATGGATCCCATGATCCCGGTGCAGTTTGGGGCCATGACGGCAGAGAAGCTCAAGACCATTGTTTCTCCACAGAATGTCACCTTCCGCACCTACCCGGGTCTCATGCATAGCTCCTGTCCTCAGGTGAGACACCTGTTACGCTCGCAGAAAGCTTAATTTAACGTGCGTTATCACGTTAAAATTCAGTATGCAGgctttcaaaaaaacaacagcagcaaatATGACTTTATCTTCAGTACAATGGTTACAGTAAAACTTCATTATTTGTTCATGATAGTACTGACGCCTGTATTACTCTCTGATTGGCTTTACAGGAGATGTCTGCTGTGAAGGAATTCATTGAAAAGCAGTTGCCCCGAGTCTGACCTCATCCTAGCTCACTGTGACCCTTAGACACTGACCTCTCACCTCCGACCTGCCATTCTCCCACAGGAAACAGCCATGATCCCCCTACAACGCGAAACGACACACATGAGCATGCACATTCAGTTGTACATACTGTGAACATGCAACACGTGCATACATTTGTCATCTCACACCTTTCTTTGTAATCTCAAACAGTGgacattcattaaaaaggcGATTATTATAAGTGGCATCCGTACATACAGTAATATTCCATGAAAGTCTTTTTGGCTTTTCTTTAAGGGAGACTC is a window encoding:
- the lypla2 gene encoding acyl-protein thioesterase 2, with the translated sequence MCGNNMSVPLLSEAVTVPGTEKETAVVIFLHGLGDTGHGWADAMTSIRLPYIKYICPHAPRIPVTLNMKMTMPSWFDLMGLSPESPEDEAGIKRATESIKAIIDHEIKNGIPSNRIILGGFSQGGALSLYTALTSQQQLAGVVGLSCWLPLHKTFPQAASGSGNKNTPILQCHGEMDPMIPVQFGAMTAEKLKTIVSPQNVTFRTYPGLMHSSCPQEMSAVKEFIEKQLPRV